One segment of Panicum virgatum strain AP13 chromosome 3K, P.virgatum_v5, whole genome shotgun sequence DNA contains the following:
- the LOC120699012 gene encoding LEAF RUST 10 DISEASE-RESISTANCE LOCUS RECEPTOR-LIKE PROTEIN KINASE-like 2.1, with amino-acid sequence MRTSRSPPAARRRARASTSRSASAVSRANAELLFLSRCGKPVPEVLPGFRRMPCGDNASFVGFAGEGRQLGSYGFRREIPPGCLVSAVPTLPARHGKNGEDYVARMRKGFLLEWTVVSGDCSSCIASGGECMYPDNGLGFSCNCPDGIHYPFICGSKRTGRKMLMLIVLTAVAGSLLLVSFYVLIWHRKGQKLYSLLCKMKSSRYERNIEALIASHGLLAPKRYKYSEARKITSSINNKLGEGGYGTVFKGILHDGRLVAVKFLHDSKAKGEEFVNEVTSIGRTSHVNVVSLYGFCLEGSKVALIYKYMPNGSLDKYIYSENPKGILGWERLYEIAIGIARGLEYLHHSCNTRIVHFDIKPQNILLDHNFCPKIADFGLAKLCRTKESKLSSMTGARGTIGFIAPEVHSRAFGMVSTKSDVYSYGMMLLEMIGGRKNVKLVVERSSQIYFPDWIYDHFTLDDSLFQACEVTAEVAEIAKKMSLIGLWCIQVLPMHRPTMTKVLEMFERGSDELDMPPKPNFSQMLKEAEGSVYNLHTECTTPSSSTKSQGYS; translated from the exons ATGAGAacctcccgctcgccgccggctgcccgGCGCCGTGCCCGTGCTTCAACATCTCGCTCGGCGTCGGCCGTCAGCAGAGCCAACGCCGAGCTGCTCTTCCTCTCCCGGTGCGGCAAGCCTGTCCCGGAGGTTCTGCCCGGGTTCCGGCGCATGCCTTGCGGTGACAACGCCTCGTTCGTCGGGTTCGCAGGCGAGGGGCGGCAGCTCGGGAGTTACGGCTTCCGCAGGGAGATCCCGCCGGGCTGCCTCGTCTCCGCCGTGCCAACTCTGCCGGCTCGACATGGGAAGAACGGGGAGGATTACGTCGCGAGGATGAGGAAGGGGTTTCTCCTGGAGTGGACGGTGGTGTCGGGGGATTGCTCCAGCTGCATTGCAAGCGGCGGGGAGTGCATGTACCCTGACAACGGGTTGGGTTTCTCCTGCAATTGCCCCGACGGCATCCATTACCCCTTCATCTGCG GTAGCAAGAGGACTGGCAGAAAGATGTTAATGCTGATAG TGTTGACAGCAGTAGCTGGAAGCTTGCTCCTTGTAAGTTTTTATGTGCTGATATGGCATCGGAAGGGGCAAAAACTATATTCGCTCCTTTGCAAAATGAAAAGCAGCAGGTATGAAAGGAACATTGAGGCCCTAATAGCATCGCATGGATTACTAGCTCCAAAAAGGTACAAGTACTCAGAAGCAAGAAAGATAACATCTTCCATCAATAATAAGCTTGGAGAAGGTGGTTATGGTACGGTTTTCAAAGGAATACTGCATGATGGTCGTCTAGTTGCTGTGAAATTCTTGCATGACTCAAAAGCTAAAGGGGAGGAATTTGTGAACGAGGTTACGAGCAT TGGCAGGACCTCTCATGTTAATGTTGTTAGTTTATATGGGTTTTGTTTGGAGGGGTCAAAAGTAGCTCTTATATACAAGTACATGCCCAATGGTTCTTTGGATAAGTATATCTACTCGGAGAATCCCAAAGGAATTTTAGGATGGGAAAGGCTCTATGAAATAGCAATTGGGATTGCTCGTGGGCTAGAGTATTTGCACCATAGTTGTAATACACGCATTGTGCATTTTGACATCAAACCTCAAAATATCCTTCTTGATCACAATTTCTGCCCCAAGATTGCTGATTTTGGTTTAGCTAAACTGTGCCGTACCAAGGAGAGCAAGCTATCATCAATGACAGGTGCTAGGGGAACGATTGGATTCATTGCTCCTGAAGTGCACTCACGTGCCTTTGGAATGGTTTCAACAAAATCAGATGTTTATAGCTATGGAATGATGTTGCTAGAGATGATTGGAGGcaggaaaaatgtgaaattagtGGTTGAAAGGTCAAGTCAAATTTATTTTCCAGATTGGATTTATGACCACTTTACTCTAGATGATTCATTGTTCCAAGCCTGTGAAGTTACAGCGGAAGTCGCGGAAATCGCCAAAAAGATGAGTTTGATTGGCTTGTGGTGCATACAAGTCTTACCAATGCATCGCCCTACAATGACCAAAGTTTTAGAAATGTTTGAAAGAGGCTCCGACGAATTGGACATGCCACCGAAGCCAAACTTCAGTCAAATGCT aaaggaAGCCGAGGGTTCAGTTTACAATTTGCATACAGAATGCACAACTCCCAGCAGTTCTACCAAATCACAAGGTTATAGTTAA